The sequence ACCCGCCGCAGCTGATTCTGGAACGCGGCCGCCGCGCCCTGGCCCTGGGCCTGAGCCCTGTCACGCACGCCATCGGGGACCGGGCCAATACCGAGGTGCTGGACGTGTACGACCAGCTGCGCCCCGAGGCGGCCGCACGTGGTATCCGGCTGCGTATCGAGCATGCCCAGCACCTGCGCCCCGAGGACCTGCCGCGCTTCCGGGGCCTGGTGGCCAGCCTGCAACCCTCGCACCTCCCGGCCGACGCCGCCCTTATCCGGGAGCTGCTGCCACACGCCGCGAGCCTCAGCTTCGCCAGCCGCAGCCTGCTGCAGCACGGAGCGGTCCTGGCGTTCGGCAGCGACGCCCCGGTCACGCCACCCAGCGCTCAGGACAACTTTGCTGCCAGCGTCCTGCGCACGGGTGCGGATGGCCTGCCGGTCGCCCCCGCCGAGGCGCTCACGCCCGAGCAGGTGCTGTGGGCCCATACACGGGGCCCGGCCGTCGCTGCCGGCTGGGACGACGAGGGCCATATCCGTCTCGGCAGCCGCGCCGCGTTCACCCTCTGGGACCGCCTGGGCGGCGAGGCGCAGGCGCTGGTGCTCTAAGCTGGAGCCCATGCCAAGTCCGACCCCCAATCAGCCTCTGCACGCCCAGCATCAGGTCCCGGTCCGCGAAATCACCCTGGGGCTGCTGGGCTGTGGCAGCGTCGGTACCGCTTTTTTGCAGCTGCTGGAGCGGCGCCGTCAGGTCTTCGATGATATGGGCGTGCGTATCCGCGTGACCGGTGTGCTGGTCCGCGACGCTGCCCGCCCCCGCGACGTGCCGGCCGGCACCCCCCTGACCGAATCGCCCGACTTCCTGAACGAGTGCTCGGTGGTGGTCGAGGTGATGGGCGGCACATCGCGGCCGCTGGAGCTGCTGCGCCCCTACCTGCGCTCGGGCCGCCCGGTCATCACCGCCAACAAGGCTTTGCTGGCCGAATGCTGGGACGAACTGCGTCCCTACGCCCTGGCCGGGCAGCTGTACTACGAGGCCAGCGTGATGGCCGGCACCCCGGTCATCGGTCCCATGAGCACCGTGCTGCGGGCCAGCACGTTTCAGCGCCTACAGGCGGTGGTGAACGGCACCTGCAACTTTATCCTCACCTGTATGGAGGAGGGCCACACCTACGCGGCGGCACTGGCTGAAGCTCAGGCTCTGGGCTACGCCGAGGACCCGCCCACCCTGGACGTAGGCGGCTTCGACAGTGCCCATAAGCTGGCGGTGCTGGCCCGCTTCTGTGTGGGTGGGGATTTCGCTTACGACCAGATTGCCGTGCAGGGCATCGAAGCGCTGACGCCCGAGCTGGTGCGTGCGGCGGCCCAGCGCGGCGAACGTTACAAGCTGGTGGCCGAACTGCGCCGTGAGGATGGAGGCTGGCATGCCAGCGTCTCCCCGCAGGCCCTGCCTGCTGACCACGCGCTGTGTACCGCCGGAGCCAGCCGCAACGCGATGGTGTACGAGGGCGAGGAGTGCGGCCCGCTGTTTTTCGCGGGCGGCGGCGCCGGCGGTATGGTCACGGCCTCCGCGATGGTAGGCGACCTGCTCGACTGGCTGATCGGCTTTCCGGGGCATGTGCCGCTGCACGGCCTGGAGGGGTAAGGAGAGGGAGATGATGGGGAAGGAGTTCGCCGCTCCTGTCCCTCCATCTCTTCACCGGCTTTCCTCTCCGTGCAGCTGCCCACCTGGCTCAACTGTCTACTTGGCTCAGCTGCCCACCTGATCGGCGCGGATGTCACGTACGGTCCGGTCACGCAGGTCAGCCACGTCCTGACCGATGCTGACCTTGTACTGGTGCGGGTTCAGTAGGCGCAGGGTGCCTTCTTGCAGCTGGAGTGCTTCGGCGCGGGCGCGGGCCTGTATGGTGGGCAGGTCGTCGGCCGGATGCACACGCTGACCATCACGCATCACCACTTCGCGGGCGTCTTCCCATTCCAGGGCGGGCAGGTGCGTGTGCTTGAGGGGGTTGGTCGGGTCGCTGACCAGGTCGCCTTCTTTGGGCATCTCTCCCAGGGTCATCACGTCGAAAGTCACGGTGCCTTCGCGGTCGCGGCCGCGCCAGACCCGTTTCACGCCCGGCACGTTGCTCTTGACCGGGTCGCCGGTCAGCTTCATTTTGGGTTCGCCGTTCAGGGCGGCCAACTTGTATACGCCGCCCAGTGCGCCGCCGCCCTCGCCGCCCGCCGTGGCCAGCTGCGTGCCGACGCCGTACACGTCGATGCGTCCGCCTTCGGCAATGACCGAGGCGATCACCTGCTCATCCAGGTCGTTGGAGGCGATGATTTTCACGTCCGGGAAGCCGGCCGCGTCCAGCCCGGCCCGCACCCGCCGGCTGAGGTACACCAGGTCACCGCTGTCCAGGCGCACGCCGCGCAGCTCGTGGCCCTTCTCGCGCAGCTCGCGGGCCACTGTAAGGGCGTTGACCAGGCCGCTTTTCAGGGTGTCTACCGTATCCAGCAGCAGCACGGTGCTGTCCGGGTAGGCATCGGCGTAGGCGCGGAACGCTTCCAGCTCGCTGCCGAAGCTCTGCACCCAGGCGTGGGCGTGCGTGCCCGACAGCGGCAGTCCGTAGCGCAGGCCGGCTTCCACGTTGGAGGTGGCGGTGGCTCCACCTACGAAAGCGGCCCGGGCCGCACTCAGCGCACCGTTCGGTCCCTGGGCGCGGCGGGCGCCGAACTCCACCACCTCGCCGCCGTGCGGGCTGCTGGCTGCAGCGATCACGCAGCGGGCCGCCTTGGTGGCCACCAGCGTCTGGAAATTGAGGGTGTTCAGCAGCGCCGTTTCCACCAGCTGCGCTTCCCACAGCGGCGCGGTCACGCTCAGCAGCGGCACATGTGGAAAGACGATGCGGCCCTCGCGGAAGGCGGTCACGGTGCCGCTGAAGCGCCAGCCGCCCAGCGCCTCCAGAAATTCGGGCCGGAACAGCTGCAGCGACGCCAGGTAGTCCAGGTCTGCCCGGCTGAAGCTGAGGTGCCCAAGGTAGTCCAGCGCCGGTTCCAGCCCGGCCCACACCGCGAAGCCGCCACTGTAAGGCTGCCTGCGGTAATACAGGTCGAAGGTGGCCTCCTGGGTGTGCATGCCTTGCAGGAAATACCCCTGCATCATCGTCAACTGATAAAGGTCGGTGAAAAGCGGTGTGGAGCAGACCAGGTCGCGCTGCTGGGTAGGGGTTACGGGATTCATACGAGCCTCCAGGGGCCAGAACAAAGGGGGGAGAGGGGCACCAGCCACATTTCCTCTGGCAAGAGCTTTACCGTAGCGCAGTGCCGGGGTGAGGAGCGCTGGGGCGCGTGACCATCTTCAGGCCGGCCACACCCAGTGCAGACATACTCAGGCCACCACATCGTCCAGCTGCTGTCCCCGCGTCTCTATGCCGATGGCCCAGGCGCTGGCTGCAGCGATGGCAAAGCACAGGGCAAAGACCGTCAGGGCAACGCTGAGGTTACCGGTCAGCAGCAGGGCGCCCACACTGGGCGAAATCAGGCTGGCGGCGCGAGCCATGCTGCTCATCAGACCCATGCCGGTCGAGCGCAGGCGGGTGGGGAACAGCTCCGGTGTGTAGGCGTACACTGCGCCCCAGGCCCCCAGCAGAGCGAACGACAGCAGGGCCGAGGTGGCCAGCACGCTCTGGGGGCTACCCGCCGACAGGAACAGGTACGCGCCCACCGCGCCCAGCGCCAGAAAGCCGCTCACGGTGGCCCGCCGGCCGATGCGGTCCACCAGATAGGCGGCCAGCGCGTAGCCGGGCAGCTGCGCCAGTGCCAGCAGCAGGGTGGTTCGGTACACCGCGCCCAGGTCCATGCCCCCGGCTTTCAGGAAACTGGGAAGCCAGCTGAAGATGCCGTAATACCCCAGCGAAAGACCGAACCAGACGAGCCCCAGCAGCACCGTGCGCCGGCCCAGTGAGCCGCGCAGCAGGTCGGCGGGGGAGACGCGGACGTCGGCGGCAGGCTGCGCCAGTTCCTGCTCCCCTAACGCCTGGGGCTCCCCGTTGGCGTGGGCCACCTGTTCCACGGCGGCGCGGGCCTGCCTGCCTTGGCCGCGCAGCAGCAGGTGCCGGGGCGAATCGGGAATGCCGAAGCGGGCCAGCAGACCGATCAGGCCCGGAACGGCGGCCAGGCCCAGCAGCCAGCGCCAGGCGTCCTCGGGGGGCAGCTGTGTGCTCAGAAACCACGCCAGCCCTGCCACCAGGATGGTCCCCACCGCCCAGAAGCTTTCCAGATACACCAGAAAACGCCCGCGCCAGCTGGTCGGCACGAATTCGGCCATCATGGCGTAGTCCACCGGAAGGGTGCCGCCGATGGCAAACCCGGTCAGGAAGCGGGCCAGCATCAGCAGGGCCACGGTAGGCGCAAAGGCCCCAGCCACTCCGAACACCACCCCCAGGGCCACGGTCGTCAGGAATACGCCGCGCCGCCCGATGCGGTCTGCCATATAGCCCCAGAAGGCGGCTCCCACAAACATTCCAGCGAAGGTGGCCGTCAGTAGCCAGGTCATTTCCGGCGACCCCTTTTGCAAGCCGAACTCGGCGCTGATGCCGGGCATGGCGAAGCCCATCAGCAGCACTTCCATCGCGTCAGCGGCCCAGGTGAGCCCGCAAATGGCCAGCAGCCGCCACTGAAAAGCGCCGATGCCAATGCGGTCAATAGCATCATCCACGCTTAAAGACGGGGGAGCGGAAGCCGCTCCGACCGCTTGTGAAATGTTTGTCATGCCTCAATGATACGGGTCATTTGCCCCCAATGTCAGCATGGGTACATTGCTACTTCGTGAGTAACTTCACGAGCGGCCAGGGCAGAGCGGCCGGTGCTATGCACGAAGCGGGCCGGGGCTGTGTCATTCGGTTTGATGTTCGCTGCATGCACTACGGCAGCTGAGTGTATACAGGTGACTTGCTCAGTGCCGCCGTCTGAAGCCTGGTGGGACATGTGGCTGGGCGCCCAATCCTGCAAGTAGCCAGAGGAATGTTCCAGGATTCAGCTCCTATAACACATCGGTTCCAGCGCTAGACAAAGAAAAACCCCACCCAGAGGGTGAGGTGTTTGGTGGTGTACCCAGGAAGATTCGAACTCCCGACCTTCTGATCCGTAGTCAGACGCTCTATCCAGCTGAGCTATGGGTACATTTGCTGTTGTCGCCGGCAGCCATGTGCTCAGGCAGGAAGGGAGTATACCGGGCAACCTTGGGGAATGCAAGGGGGGGAAAGCCGCCGTGCAGAGGCGAGTCTGAGCGTACAGCAAAAAACCCCACCCAGAGGGTGAGGTATTTGGTGGTGTACCCAGGAAGATTCGAACTCCCGACCTTCTGATCCGTAGTCAGACGCTCTATCCAGCTGAGCTATGGGTACGCACGTGGCGGAGAGGGAGGGATTCGAACCCTCGATACCTTGCGGTATACACCCTTAGCAGGGGTGCGGTTTCAGCCACTCACCCACCTCCCCAAATTGTGCGGCGCTTGTGCCCCTTTCGCCACTGGCGGAGGGTGAGGGATTCGAACCCCCGGTAGGTTGCCCTACTGCAGTTTTCAAGACTGCTGCCTTCAACCACTCGGCCAACCCCCCGTGTGCTCCACCGCTATTTTCACGGACTAGAGCGCTGCGGAATGCCTTTTCAGGCGGGGCCGCTTCTCAAGCGCGAAAGGAAGTATAGGGACAGGCGGCGCACCTTGTCAAATCGGGTCACATTCAGGGGATGGTGTCTGCCTGGCGCGGCTGCCAGGTGGGGGTTCGCGGTTTTGCCGCTCGGTTGCGTGTTGCCGCGCTAAGCGGCCAGTGGGTATCATGCAGGTATGTGCCGAGGCTCCTTCTCTCCTGACCCTATACGTGGCCCGGTCAGGTGCGGCCGAGGCGATATCCAACCTGACGCTGTGCGTGGTCTGACCCGAACTTCCAGCGCCTGAGAGCCTGTTTCCTTGGCTTTCAGGCGCCCCTTTCCGTGGTGGGCCACGCCCTTTTGTTGCACTTTTTGCTGCACTGTACCCTGAATTCTGGAGAACCCTGATGCAAATTACCCTCCCCGACGGCAAACAACTCGACCTCCCTCAAGGCGCCACTGCGCTGGACGTGGCCCGCCAGATTTCCGAGCGCCTGGCCGGTGACGCTATTGCGGCTACGGCGAACGGTGAACTGACCGACCTGATGACTCCGCTGCCTGAAGGGGCCCAGGTCAGCCTGATCACCAAGAAGAACCCCGGCGACGCTGCTGCTGTGTTCCGCCATTCGCTGGGTCATGTGATGAGCCAGGCGGTGGGCGAGTTCTATGCGGCCAAAGGCTACAGCGCAGACCAGCTTAAGCGTGGTGTGGGACCGGCTATTGAGAATGGGTGGTATCAGGACTTCGACCTGCCCGAGCCACTCAGCGAGGACGACCTCCCCGAAATCGAGCGCCTGATGCGCGACATCATTGGCCGCAAGCTGGACTTCTCGCGCCGTGAAGTGAGCAAGGCCGAGGCGACGGAGTTCTTTGCCCACGACCCCTACAAGGCCGAGCTGATTCGTGATCTGCCCGAAGACGAGGTGGTGACCCTCTACATGCAGGGCGATTACACCGACCTGTGCCGTGGCCCGCATTTTCCAACCACCGGCCGACTGCCCACCGCCTTCAAGCTGATGAGCACTTCCGGGGCCTACTGGCGTGGCAACGAGAACAACCCCATCTTGCAGCGTATCTATGGGGTGGCCTTCGCCACACAAAAGGAACTGGACGAATACCTGCACCTGCTGGAAGAGGCCAAGCGCCGCGACCACCGCCGCTTGGGCAAAGAATTGGACCTGTTCTTCACCAGCGACGTGATTGGACCGGGCCTGCCTATCTGGTTGCCGTCGGGCGCGACCATTCGCCGCGAACTGGAGCGCTTTATCGTGGATGTGGAGCTGAAAAACGGCTACCAGCACGTGTACTCGCCGGCGCTGGCGAAGTCGGAACTGTACAAGATCAGCGGCCACTGGGACCACTACCAGGAGGACATGTTCCCCATCATGCACCTGGACCAAGAGGAGTTGGTGCTGCGCCCTATGAACTGCCCGCACCACATCCAGATTTACGCCCATAAGCCGCATTCCTACCGTGAGTTGCCCCTCAAGATTGCCGAGCTGGGCACCATGTACCGCTACGAGCAGAGCGGGCAGCTGACCGGCCTGTCGCGAGTGCGCAGCATGACCCTCAACGACGCGCACATCTTCTGCCGCCCGGACCAGATTCAGGAAGAGTTCAAGGCCGTGGTGCGGATGATTCAGGAAGTGTACGAGGTGCTGGGCTTCAAGGACTACAGCTACCGCCTGTCGCTGCGTGACCCTCAGGACACGGAAAAGTACTATCAGGACGACCAGATGTGGGATACGGCCGAAGCTCAGCTGCGTGAAGCATTGAGCGACCTGGGCGTGGATTACTACGAGTCGCCCGGCGACGCCGCCTTTTACGGGCCGAAGCTGGACGTGCAGGTTCGTAGTGCCCTGGGCAAGGACGAGACCATCAGCACCGCTCAGCTGGACTTCCTGCTGCCGCAGAAGTTCGACTTGGAGTACGTGGCCGAGGACGGCTCGCGCCAGCGCCCGGTCATGATTCACCGTGGAGTGATTTCCACGATGGAGCGCATGACTGCCTTCCTGATTGAAAACACTGCCGGCAACTTCCCCTTCTGGCTGGCGCCGCGCCAGGTGATGATTATCCCTATTGCCGACCGCCACAACGCCTATGCCGAGGAGTTGCGTGCCGAACTGGTGGCCGCTGGCCTGCGCGCCGAAGTGGATACCAGCAGTGACCGCATGAACGCCAAGGTGCGCGACGCCGAGCTAAAAAAGATTCCCGTGATGCTGATTGTGGGCGACAAGGAGCAAGAAGCGCGGGCCGTGAGTGTGCGTGAGCGTACGCCCGAAGGCCACCAGGAGCGCAAGGGCGTGGCTTTCTCTGACCTGAAGTCGGAGCTGGTCACCCGCTACCAAAGCCGTCAGTAAGTGCGACTGGACTGCCCGGAGAATTGACAGAATCCGGGTGGTCCCTTAAGATGGTTGAGCTTTTGAGCGGATGATTAGCTCAGCGGTAGAGCGTTCGCCTTACAAGCGAAGGGTCGGGGGTTCAAATCCCTCATCATCCACCAGATATCAGGCGCCATCGTATGTGTGATGGCGCCTGATTCATTTTGCGTCCGTGCTTATGGAGAAGGTTTTTTCAGGCTCAACCCAAATTGTGGATTCAAGGATCGTATAAAGCGCCAATTGATGTTAAGCTAGTCATTTTTAAGGACTAACTGAATGCCTAGAATATGCTCTATACGTTCTGAAGGCAGGCCCTTATCTGAATAGCGCTTTGTAATCTCCATTATTTCATTGAAATAGCTTGGTGTATCCTTTGGCCGCAAGAAAACCGGATGCCAATAAATTATTGTAGAATCCTCTTCCATAGAGGGTGTTGCTTTGAGATGGGTGTGTAGGACTCCATTTAAAAGTTCTACAATGACGCTTGGATTGCCTTCTGAGGTGCCCAAGTTAGTATTTATGTTATTAACTAGAGATTTTGCGAACGCTTCCTGTCTAGATGTCATTTGACTTACGATCAAATCTTCTATCGTATCGTTGTTGGTGTTGTTGAAGGGAACCTCATAACGCTCGGCCGTCATGGAATAATATTTAACGGATTTTCCTCTTCGTGTCTGCTCGTAGGCTACACATGCCAATCCCATGCTCTCTAATTTCTTGACCTTGTAATACACGCTGTCCATCTTGCTTCCTAGTTC is a genomic window of Deinococcus proteolyticus MRP containing:
- a CDS encoding homoserine dehydrogenase, with amino-acid sequence MPSPTPNQPLHAQHQVPVREITLGLLGCGSVGTAFLQLLERRRQVFDDMGVRIRVTGVLVRDAARPRDVPAGTPLTESPDFLNECSVVVEVMGGTSRPLELLRPYLRSGRPVITANKALLAECWDELRPYALAGQLYYEASVMAGTPVIGPMSTVLRASTFQRLQAVVNGTCNFILTCMEEGHTYAAALAEAQALGYAEDPPTLDVGGFDSAHKLAVLARFCVGGDFAYDQIAVQGIEALTPELVRAAAQRGERYKLVAELRREDGGWHASVSPQALPADHALCTAGASRNAMVYEGEECGPLFFAGGGAGGMVTASAMVGDLLDWLIGFPGHVPLHGLEG
- a CDS encoding nicotinate phosphoribosyltransferase, which encodes MNPVTPTQQRDLVCSTPLFTDLYQLTMMQGYFLQGMHTQEATFDLYYRRQPYSGGFAVWAGLEPALDYLGHLSFSRADLDYLASLQLFRPEFLEALGGWRFSGTVTAFREGRIVFPHVPLLSVTAPLWEAQLVETALLNTLNFQTLVATKAARCVIAAASSPHGGEVVEFGARRAQGPNGALSAARAAFVGGATATSNVEAGLRYGLPLSGTHAHAWVQSFGSELEAFRAYADAYPDSTVLLLDTVDTLKSGLVNALTVARELREKGHELRGVRLDSGDLVYLSRRVRAGLDAAGFPDVKIIASNDLDEQVIASVIAEGGRIDVYGVGTQLATAGGEGGGALGGVYKLAALNGEPKMKLTGDPVKSNVPGVKRVWRGRDREGTVTFDVMTLGEMPKEGDLVSDPTNPLKHTHLPALEWEDAREVVMRDGQRVHPADDLPTIQARARAEALQLQEGTLRLLNPHQYKVSIGQDVADLRDRTVRDIRADQVGS
- a CDS encoding MFS transporter, with amino-acid sequence MTNISQAVGAASAPPSLSVDDAIDRIGIGAFQWRLLAICGLTWAADAMEVLLMGFAMPGISAEFGLQKGSPEMTWLLTATFAGMFVGAAFWGYMADRIGRRGVFLTTVALGVVFGVAGAFAPTVALLMLARFLTGFAIGGTLPVDYAMMAEFVPTSWRGRFLVYLESFWAVGTILVAGLAWFLSTQLPPEDAWRWLLGLAAVPGLIGLLARFGIPDSPRHLLLRGQGRQARAAVEQVAHANGEPQALGEQELAQPAADVRVSPADLLRGSLGRRTVLLGLVWFGLSLGYYGIFSWLPSFLKAGGMDLGAVYRTTLLLALAQLPGYALAAYLVDRIGRRATVSGFLALGAVGAYLFLSAGSPQSVLATSALLSFALLGAWGAVYAYTPELFPTRLRSTGMGLMSSMARAASLISPSVGALLLTGNLSVALTVFALCFAIAAASAWAIGIETRGQQLDDVVA
- the thrS gene encoding threonine--tRNA ligase, whose product is MQITLPDGKQLDLPQGATALDVARQISERLAGDAIAATANGELTDLMTPLPEGAQVSLITKKNPGDAAAVFRHSLGHVMSQAVGEFYAAKGYSADQLKRGVGPAIENGWYQDFDLPEPLSEDDLPEIERLMRDIIGRKLDFSRREVSKAEATEFFAHDPYKAELIRDLPEDEVVTLYMQGDYTDLCRGPHFPTTGRLPTAFKLMSTSGAYWRGNENNPILQRIYGVAFATQKELDEYLHLLEEAKRRDHRRLGKELDLFFTSDVIGPGLPIWLPSGATIRRELERFIVDVELKNGYQHVYSPALAKSELYKISGHWDHYQEDMFPIMHLDQEELVLRPMNCPHHIQIYAHKPHSYRELPLKIAELGTMYRYEQSGQLTGLSRVRSMTLNDAHIFCRPDQIQEEFKAVVRMIQEVYEVLGFKDYSYRLSLRDPQDTEKYYQDDQMWDTAEAQLREALSDLGVDYYESPGDAAFYGPKLDVQVRSALGKDETISTAQLDFLLPQKFDLEYVAEDGSRQRPVMIHRGVISTMERMTAFLIENTAGNFPFWLAPRQVMIIPIADRHNAYAEELRAELVAAGLRAEVDTSSDRMNAKVRDAELKKIPVMLIVGDKEQEARAVSVRERTPEGHQERKGVAFSDLKSELVTRYQSRQ
- a CDS encoding ArsR/SmtB family transcription factor, coding for MLLSPTYRSIIKQLFLRPISLTQLAEELGSKMDSVYYKVKKLESMGLACVAYEQTRRGKSVKYYSMTAERYEVPFNNTNNDTIEDLIVSQMTSRQEAFAKSLVNNINTNLGTSEGNPSVIVELLNGVLHTHLKATPSMEEDSTIIYWHPVFLRPKDTPSYFNEIMEITKRYSDKGLPSERIEHILGIQLVLKND